A portion of the Babylonia areolata isolate BAREFJ2019XMU chromosome 16, ASM4173473v1, whole genome shotgun sequence genome contains these proteins:
- the LOC143290890 gene encoding uncharacterized protein LOC143290890, giving the protein MAVLSALTWLLLFSISFTTNIPLIKASENSNEEHPNILPPSQGCKNMALWRDVYGLCIDIFSDKDADALWLNGDRFSLIRRVSKPVLTDYGGFSTSARRTDDATTKDLVVSGNDNFVDSLPGNDNGNDFLTQKRNSVVPTLREDVMRTRRQHSLSLNSALVSIADMLLAKDYNRKQARQKDFRQQLLGLGR; this is encoded by the coding sequence CGCCCTAACGTGGTTATTGCTGTTCTCCATCTCATTCACCACTAACATCCCTCTCATCAAAGCTTCTGAAAACTCCAATGAGGAGCACCCAAATATCTTACCACCTTCACAGGGCTGTAAGAACATGGCGCTTTGGAGAGATGTCTATGGATTATGCATCGACATATTTTCCGACAAAGATGCCGACGCTCTTTGGCTGAATGGGGACCGGTTTAGTTTAATTCGTCGCGTTTCTAAACCAGTGCTGACTGACTATGGGGGTTTCAGCACTTCAGCACGACGCACAGATGATGCCACAACAAAAGATTTGGTGGTAAGTGGCAATGATAACTTCGTAGACAGTCTTCCAGGAAACGACAACGGCAATGACTTCCTGACCCAAAAGAGGAACAGTGTGGTGCCAACGCTCCGCGAAGACGTCATGAGAACAAGGCGAcagcactctctttctctcaacagtGCCCTGGTCTCCATTGCTGATATGCTACTTGCCAAAGATTACAATCGCAAACAGGCTCGACAGAAAGATTTTCGTCAACAACTTCTGGGACTCGGCCGCTGA